The Metabacillus schmidteae nucleotide sequence CCTCATAACCATGACGCGGAATACCTTTTTCCAATAACTCAATTCCCACTAACTTACGAGCAGTTCCTTTTTCCTTTTGCTGCAATAAAACCGCTTTTCCATTGAACTCAGCTTCTTTGTTTGTTTTCACTGCAAACCCAATGCCCGCTTCAATTGGGGTAATATCTTTCGAGAGCTCTTGACCATATAAAGGCAATGTTGCTTCAAAACGTAATGTATCTCGCGCACCTAGTCCACATGGAATAACACCTTTACTTTTACCTGCTTCAAGAATGTTTCTCCATAAAGTTGCAGCATCATTCGAATGGCAATATAGCTCAAACCCATCCTCACCTGTATAGCCAGTTCTAGACACTAACACATGAACACCAGCAACTATTTCATCGTTTTTAAACTTAAAAAGCTTGATTTCAGATAGGTTTGTGTCCGTTAGTGTTTGAAGAACTTCTTCTGCAATTGGCCCTTGAAGAGCAAGAAGAGCATATTCATCTGATTTATTTTCAATTGTCACATTTCCACTTTTATTTGCTTTTAGCCACTCAAGATCTTTTTCGATGTTCGAAGCGTTAATAACCAGCAAATAATCATTTTCCTCTTTTTTATAAATGAGTAAATCGTCCACTGTTCCGCCATTTTCATAGCACATAGCCGTATACTGGGCGCCACCTGACTTAAGAAGAGACACATCATTCGTTACAACCTTTTGTAAAAAAGCTAAACTATCTTCACCTCGAACCTCGACCTCACCCATATGTGATACATCAAATAACCCCGCTTTTGTTCGAACGGCTTCATGTTCTTCCTTAATAGAAGTAAATTGAACAGGTAAATCCCAACCTCCAAAATCAATTGTCTTGGCACCATACTCTTTATAAAGATCGTATAAAGGTGTTCGATGTAGTTCTGTCATGTGGACTACTCCTTCCGATATTAAAAAATGCATCAAAAAAAGGACATAACACTCCCATCTACTTGTGGAAGTCTCTGTCCTTTTAACCTGAAAGTTTACCTTATGAGTGCGTGATACTAGTGGCCTTGTAATAAGACATACTATCACCTCATAAAGCTTTCCCCTTTGGTAGTTTACGTGAACACACGCAAACACTCTCCAGAGTCGCGTCAAATAAGAGTCTTTTTGCCTGAGAGATTCACAATTGTTTGCTCCTTCGGCGCTATACTAACCTATAGTCTCTCCCCTTAT carries:
- the gcvT gene encoding glycine cleavage system aminomethyltransferase GcvT; amino-acid sequence: MTELHRTPLYDLYKEYGAKTIDFGGWDLPVQFTSIKEEHEAVRTKAGLFDVSHMGEVEVRGEDSLAFLQKVVTNDVSLLKSGGAQYTAMCYENGGTVDDLLIYKKEENDYLLVINASNIEKDLEWLKANKSGNVTIENKSDEYALLALQGPIAEEVLQTLTDTNLSEIKLFKFKNDEIVAGVHVLVSRTGYTGEDGFELYCHSNDAATLWRNILEAGKSKGVIPCGLGARDTLRFEATLPLYGQELSKDITPIEAGIGFAVKTNKEAEFNGKAVLLQQKEKGTARKLVGIELLEKGIPRHGYEVFSGEEVIGVVTTGTQSPTLKKNIGLALLKSEFTQPGTEVEVQIRKKRLKASVVATPFYKKSK